One genomic segment of Paenibacillus durus includes these proteins:
- the dnaN gene encoding DNA polymerase III subunit beta: MKISILKNELNESIQHVSKAISSRTTIPILTGIKLEVSYQGVTLTASDTDISIQSFIPAENDSTQIVKVEQPGSVVLPAKFFVEIIKKLPSTEIHMEVKEGFQTFISSGAAEIQMVGLDPEEFPVLPNIEGNETITLPGDLLKEMIKQTAFSISNQETTPILTGILWNLSDGELKFTATDRHRLATRAARLEGTEDIHFTNVVIAGKTLNELSKIIPDQNMLVDIVVADNQVLFKLDRVLFYTRILDGIYPDTSRIIPSAYKTELTLDTKKLSESIDRAYLLSREEKTNIVRLQTLEQGGIEISSSSSELGKVREELEVIDFKGEALKISFNSKYMLDVLKVVDSEQLTIAFTGMMSPIILKPLDASKALYVILPYRTTN, encoded by the coding sequence ATGAAAATCAGCATTCTTAAAAATGAACTCAACGAATCCATCCAACACGTATCTAAAGCGATATCCAGCAGAACAACGATCCCCATTCTGACAGGCATCAAATTGGAAGTCAGCTATCAGGGCGTTACGTTAACCGCAAGCGATACTGATATTTCTATCCAATCGTTCATTCCCGCGGAAAATGACAGCACACAGATCGTTAAAGTGGAGCAGCCGGGAAGCGTAGTGCTTCCAGCCAAATTTTTCGTTGAGATTATTAAGAAGCTTCCGTCCACAGAGATTCACATGGAGGTTAAGGAAGGCTTTCAGACTTTCATTTCTTCCGGAGCGGCAGAGATCCAAATGGTCGGTCTTGATCCGGAGGAATTTCCCGTCCTGCCGAATATTGAGGGAAATGAAACGATCACTTTGCCCGGCGATTTGCTGAAAGAAATGATCAAACAAACGGCTTTTTCCATCTCCAACCAGGAGACAACACCGATATTAACAGGTATACTATGGAATCTGTCCGATGGAGAGTTAAAATTTACGGCGACGGACCGCCACCGGCTGGCAACAAGAGCCGCCAGACTGGAAGGAACGGAAGATATCCATTTTACCAATGTCGTTATCGCCGGCAAAACGCTGAATGAACTGAGCAAAATCATTCCAGATCAGAACATGCTGGTTGATATCGTTGTGGCCGACAACCAGGTGCTCTTTAAGCTGGACCGGGTTCTTTTTTACACACGCATCCTGGACGGCATTTACCCTGATACTTCTAGAATTATTCCGAGCGCTTACAAAACAGAACTAACTTTGGACACAAAAAAATTAAGCGAATCGATCGACCGTGCTTATTTGCTGTCCCGCGAGGAAAAGACGAACATCGTCCGGCTTCAGACACTGGAACAGGGAGGCATCGAAATTTCCTCAAGTTCCTCAGAGCTCGGCAAAGTACGGGAAGAGCTTGAAGTGATAGATTTTAAAGGTGAAGCGCTGAAAATATCGTTTAACTCCAAATATATGCTGGATGTGCTGAAAGTTGTTGACAGCGAGCAGCTGACGATCGCTTTTACCGGCATGATGAGCCCGATTATTCTGAAGCCGCTGGATGCAAGTAAGGCTCTGTACGTCATTTTGCCTTATCGTACGACCAACTAA
- the yaaA gene encoding S4 domain-containing protein YaaA: MKKIVIHSGYIKLDQFLKLSDCVSTGGMAKALLQEGHVLVNGEREDRRGRKLYPGDKVEVKGEGLFEVAGGEEQA, from the coding sequence ATGAAAAAAATAGTTATCCACAGTGGATATATCAAACTGGATCAATTTTTGAAGCTTTCGGACTGTGTATCCACAGGCGGGATGGCGAAGGCTCTGCTGCAGGAAGGCCATGTGCTCGTTAACGGAGAACGAGAGGATCGCCGGGGCAGAAAGCTGTATCCGGGTGATAAAGTCGAAGTAAAAGGGGAAGGCCTATTCGAAGTGGCCGGCGGAGAAGAACAAGCGTAG
- the dnaA gene encoding chromosomal replication initiator protein DnaA has protein sequence MDSHTSELWQQILSIIQTKLSKPSFDTWFKATKAISFSSQSLVISAPTTFAVEWLESRYTKLVGATVLEMTGKQVDVKFVIEENKPAEPVVQISSGPPAVSREEAQTHMLNPKYTFDTFVIGSGNRFAHAASLAVAEAPAKAYNPLFLYGGVGLGKTHLMHAIGHYILEHNPSNKVIYISSEKFTNEFINSIRDNRGESFRNKYRNVDILLIDDIQFLAGKESTQEEFFHTFNALHEERKQIIISSDRPPKEIPTLEERLRSRFEWGLITDIQPPDLETRIAILRKKAKAENLDIPNEAMMYIANQIDTNIRELEGALIRVVAYSSLTNQDVTTHLAAEALKDIIPSSRPKMITIQDIQQKVGEYYNLRLEDFKARKRTKAVAFPRQIAMYLSRELTDYSLPKIGEAFGGRDHTTVIHAHEKISQSLKIDQELYKVVNNISEKIKNPS, from the coding sequence GTGGACAGCCATACTTCCGAACTATGGCAGCAGATTTTATCGATTATTCAGACCAAACTAAGCAAACCAAGCTTCGACACCTGGTTTAAGGCGACCAAAGCGATCTCGTTCAGTTCCCAATCGCTGGTTATTTCGGCGCCAACGACGTTTGCTGTCGAATGGCTTGAGAGCAGGTATACGAAGCTGGTCGGAGCTACGGTCCTTGAAATGACTGGAAAGCAGGTGGATGTCAAGTTTGTTATAGAAGAGAACAAACCTGCGGAGCCTGTCGTGCAGATTTCTTCCGGGCCGCCCGCTGTATCCCGTGAAGAAGCCCAGACGCATATGCTGAATCCCAAATATACGTTCGATACGTTCGTCATCGGTTCCGGTAACCGGTTTGCTCACGCGGCGTCGCTTGCCGTGGCGGAAGCGCCGGCCAAAGCTTACAATCCCTTGTTCTTATACGGAGGGGTGGGACTCGGCAAAACTCATCTGATGCATGCGATCGGTCATTATATTCTGGAACATAATCCGAGCAACAAGGTAATTTATATTTCATCAGAAAAATTTACCAACGAGTTCATCAATTCCATTCGCGACAACCGCGGCGAAAGCTTTCGCAATAAGTACCGCAATGTCGACATCCTGCTGATCGACGATATTCAATTCCTGGCCGGCAAAGAATCGACGCAGGAGGAATTTTTCCATACATTCAATGCGCTTCATGAGGAACGCAAGCAGATCATTATTTCCAGCGACCGGCCGCCAAAAGAAATTCCGACTCTGGAAGAGAGGCTGCGCTCCCGGTTTGAGTGGGGACTGATAACAGACATTCAGCCGCCGGATCTGGAAACGAGAATTGCGATTCTGCGCAAGAAGGCCAAAGCCGAGAACCTTGATATTCCAAATGAAGCGATGATGTATATCGCCAATCAGATCGATACGAACATCCGTGAGCTGGAAGGCGCTCTCATCCGGGTGGTTGCCTACTCATCCCTGACCAATCAGGACGTGACGACACATTTGGCGGCCGAAGCGCTGAAGGATATCATCCCGTCCAGCCGGCCGAAGATGATTACGATACAGGATATTCAACAAAAAGTAGGCGAATATTACAACTTGCGGCTGGAGGATTTCAAAGCGCGCAAGCGGACGAAAGCCGTCGCTTTTCCAAGACAGATTGCCATGTATCTCTCCCGTGAGCTCACTGATTACTCGCTGCCCAAGATTGGCGAAGCCTTCGGAGGCCGGGATCATACGACCGTTATTCATGCCCACGAAAAAATAAGTCAATCGCTCAAAATCGACCAAGAGCTGTACAAAGTGGTTAACAATATTTCAGAGAAAATTAAAAATCCTTCATAG